A region from the Deinococcus misasensis DSM 22328 genome encodes:
- a CDS encoding chlorite dismutase family protein encodes MMVDLDPSGQLSQKEPDRQNRQFLNYAFYKLSPEFRRLSKPERDEIRAEFEAAVEKWLDAPAEKGRILRTYSLVGTRSEVDFMLWRIAFDVRDFNEAQSLLNQTRLMGYLTQPYNFISMQKRSQYVNRVEGSGHGLELLPGEGTYLFVYPFVKTRAWYDLSPHARQGMMDEHIYASNPFKGIRLNTSYSYGIDDQEFVVAFDSDYPQEFVDLVTRLRHTEASMYTLTDTPMFTCIKKDLKGLLQDLG; translated from the coding sequence ATGATGGTGGACCTTGACCCCAGCGGTCAGTTGAGTCAGAAAGAACCTGACCGTCAAAACCGCCAGTTCCTCAATTACGCTTTCTACAAGCTGTCTCCAGAGTTTCGTCGCCTCAGCAAGCCCGAGCGCGATGAAATCCGTGCCGAGTTTGAAGCTGCCGTTGAAAAGTGGCTGGATGCCCCTGCAGAAAAAGGCCGCATTCTGCGCACCTACTCTCTGGTGGGCACCCGTTCTGAGGTGGATTTCATGCTCTGGCGCATTGCCTTTGATGTGCGCGATTTCAACGAAGCCCAGAGCCTCCTGAACCAGACCCGCCTGATGGGCTACCTGACCCAGCCTTACAACTTCATTTCCATGCAGAAGCGCAGCCAGTATGTGAACCGCGTGGAAGGCAGCGGTCACGGTCTGGAACTCCTGCCCGGTGAAGGCACCTACCTGTTTGTGTACCCCTTCGTGAAAACCCGTGCATGGTACGACCTCAGCCCACACGCCCGTCAGGGCATGATGGACGAGCACATCTATGCCTCCAACCCTTTCAAAGGGATTCGCCTGAACACCAGTTACTCTTACGGCATCGACGATCAGGAGTTTGTGGTGGCCTTTGACAGCGACTACCCTCAGGAGTTTGTGGATCTGGTGACCCGTTTGCGCCACACCGAGGCCAGCATGTACACCCTCACCGACACCCCGATGTTCACCTGCATCAAAAAGGACCTCAAAGGTCTGCTTCAAGACCTTGGTTGA
- a CDS encoding P-II family nitrogen regulator: MKLITAIIRPDRLGMVKEALFRVGVTGISLSKVSGHGGEKEIIEHYRGTQVRMEFHEKVHLQIAVSEPFVDVTVNAILQSARTGEVGDGKIFVQPLERVIRIRTGEQDSDALTPVNQPETTAQALKKRS, from the coding sequence ATGAAACTGATTACAGCCATCATCCGTCCCGACCGCCTCGGGATGGTGAAAGAAGCCCTCTTTCGGGTGGGGGTGACCGGAATCAGCCTCTCCAAAGTCAGTGGTCACGGTGGAGAGAAAGAAATCATCGAGCATTACCGTGGCACGCAGGTGCGTATGGAGTTCCACGAAAAAGTGCACCTGCAGATTGCGGTCAGTGAGCCTTTCGTGGATGTGACGGTGAACGCCATCTTGCAAAGTGCCCGCACCGGAGAAGTGGGCGATGGCAAGATTTTTGTGCAACCTCTGGAACGGGTGATCCGCATCCGTACAGGCGAACAGGATTCAGATGCCCTCACCCCGGTCAACCAGCCCGAGACCACTGCGCAAGCCCTCAAAAAACGTTCGTGA